CGTCCCGCGGGGTCGCGCTTGAACGCGCCGAACTCCGGAAGCTCGAGAAGCTTGTCCGTGGGGAAGACCGGTCCTTCCACGCAAACGTGGAACGGCCCGAGCGCGCAGGCGTCGCACATCCCCAGCGCGCACTTCATCTGACGTTCGACCGACCCGTACGACGCGACCCCGCGCGCCTGCGCGAGGAGGGCGACCTTGCGCATCATGATCTCCGGCCCACAGCTCCACACCGCGTCGAACGCGTGCGCCGCCAGGAGCGGCTCGACGACGACGGTTACGTACCCTCTCGTGCCCGCGCTCCCGTCGTCGGTCGCGACCTCGACCGCCGCGCCCATCGTGGCGAACCGTTCCCGGAACAGGAGTTCCGCTTCGGTCGTCGCCCCGAGGGCGACCGTGACCTTCGCGCCGCCCGCGATCGCCCGCTCGGCCCCGGGGGCGAGCACCGCTGCTCCCGATCCCCCCGCAACGATCAGGATCCGCCTCGGGGAAAGATCGAATCGGTTCCCGTACGGTCCCCGGATCCCGAGGCGGGTCCCCGTTTCGATCCGCTGGACGTTCCGGCTCGTCCCGCCCATGGCCTTGACGGTGATCCCTTTGGAGGCGCCTTCGGTGTAGGAGAGCGACATGGGCAGTTCATCGTCCCCTGGGATCCAGACCATCACGAACTGACCCGGCTCTGCCGTAGGAACGTACGGAAAGCGGAGCGTGACGGTCGAGGGGGTCTCCTCGACTCTCTCCTGTACCGTGACGATCGTCCGCACGCTCCCCGTCTACCCCGAGCGCGATATATGCCCTGGGGCGAGCCGGGCGTCGCGCTCTCGAGCGGAACCGACCCTCAGCTTGTCGCGGAGTGGGCGACCCCGGTGGCGTCGCTCGCCCGCGCGAAGCCGAGCCTGTCGAGCAGCTCGGAGAGCTCCCGGCCGATCCGGCCGAACGCGCCAATCCCCTCGAATGCGACCTGGGTGCCGATCTCCACCGCGCTCGCTCCCGCCATGAGGTATTCGAGGACATCCCGGCCTGACGCAATCCCTCCCACCCCGATGATTGGGATGCGGACGCGCTCGCGGATCTGCCAGACGCAGGCGAGCCCTATCGGCTTGATCGCCGGCCCGCTGAATCCCCCGAGCCGGTGCGAGAGGATCGGGCGGCGCAGTTCGACGTCGATCGCGAGCGCACGCAACGTGTTGATTGCGCTGACCGCGGCCGCTCCCCCTCGCTCGGCCGCGGCTGCGAGGCCGGCCGGGTCCGCCGCATTGGGGGTGATTTTCGCGATCACCGGAAGCGGAACGGCGCGCGTGACGGCCCGGACGACCTCCTCGACCTGCGTTGGATCGCTGCCGATCTCACTGCCGTATCCCTTGGCGTGCGGGCAGCTCAGGTTCAGCTCGATCGCGCAGACGCCCGTCTTCGCCATCGCCGCCGCGAGCCTGGCGAACTCCTCGGCATCTCCCCCGAAGACGGACCCGATCACGGTGGCGCCGGCGCCCAGGGCGATCGCTATCTCTTGGGGGTACTCCTCAATCCCGGGGTTCGGCAGGCCCATGGCGTTGAGCATGCCCCACCGGTCGTAGCTCTCGATCGTTGGGTTGGGGTAACCGGGCCTGGGGAGCGACCCGATCGATTTCGTGATCACGCCCCCGGCGCCGGCCTTCCATGCTCCGACCAGCGATTCCCCGCTCTCCCCCCAGATCCCCGACGCGAGCAAGAGAGGATTGCGCAGTGCGATCCCCGCGCAGCGGACCGAGAGCTCGGGCATGTTCCAGGGGACTGGTGGTGCGCTTAAATCGGCTCGCTGAGATGTATCGGTTCCGATGCATCTCGACCGCCTGACCGATGCGGGGCGCGAAGCGCTCGAAGGCGCGTTTCGCCGCGCATCGGACCTGAGACACCCGGCCGTCGAGCCGGAGCACCTGCTCTCGGCCCTCCTCGAGGCCCCTCAGGGACCCACGAGCGTTCTGTTGCAGGCGCTGCACGCTCCGGTCGACACG
The Thermoplasmata archaeon DNA segment above includes these coding regions:
- a CDS encoding dihydroorotate dehydrogenase; protein product: MPELSVRCAGIALRNPLLLASGIWGESGESLVGAWKAGAGGVITKSIGSLPRPGYPNPTIESYDRWGMLNAMGLPNPGIEEYPQEIAIALGAGATVIGSVFGGDAEEFARLAAAMAKTGVCAIELNLSCPHAKGYGSEIGSDPTQVEEVVRAVTRAVPLPVIAKITPNAADPAGLAAAAERGGAAAVSAINTLRALAIDVELRRPILSHRLGGFSGPAIKPIGLACVWQIRERVRIPIIGVGGIASGRDVLEYLMAGASAVEIGTQVAFEGIGAFGRIGRELSELLDRLGFARASDATGVAHSATS
- a CDS encoding dihydroorotate dehydrogenase electron transfer subunit, translated to MRTIVTVQERVEETPSTVTLRFPYVPTAEPGQFVMVWIPGDDELPMSLSYTEGASKGITVKAMGGTSRNVQRIETGTRLGIRGPYGNRFDLSPRRILIVAGGSGAAVLAPGAERAIAGGAKVTVALGATTEAELLFRERFATMGAAVEVATDDGSAGTRGYVTVVVEPLLAAHAFDAVWSCGPEIMMRKVALLAQARGVASYGSVERQMKCALGMCDACALGPFHVCVEGPVFPTDKLLELPEFGAFKRDPAGRRVRL